A region from the Lycium barbarum isolate Lr01 chromosome 8, ASM1917538v2, whole genome shotgun sequence genome encodes:
- the LOC132606351 gene encoding uncharacterized protein LOC132606351, translated as MSRFIAGTTVYSLEMQFSQFKHAYLVRLSASVDVVRLLITQGLAFRGHDESKSSLSRGNFLQILSWYAKKCDNIRDYVLEHAPQNDQMTSPMIQKDIVSACKIETIKAILEELNGDYFSLLVDESFDVSRKEQMAIVLRYIDRNGFVMERLLDIVHVQDTSALSLKRAIVNLLAQHSLSLSYVRGQCYDGASNMQGEINGLKMLIRQESRSAHSIHCFAHQLQLTLVAVSKKCIEVGKLVVLVSNILNVLGSSFKRMDEFRDSQKQRIQEALDLGELTTGSGLNQELGLSRACDTRWGSHFKSFNNFILMFGSILNVLESLVLDARLLDERAKAMGYLEACRTYEVAFMLHLMSDVLAITNELNKCLQKKEQDLANAMLLVEVAKIRLQAYRDEEWDSLIARVSLFCIKHEILVPNFEEPYVSSLRSRRRLGDNKVSHHYRVEVFCNIIDWQLQELKDRFGEATTDLLHGISCLNPIDLFSSFDIRKIMKMAKLYPDDFNEFNMGSLENQLASYIIDVRDVDERFYNLKGLCDLSKKLVQTKKHSNYPLVFRLVKLALLLPVATASVERAFSAMKFIKNDLRSQMSDDFFSGCLVPYLEKDVFDNVSNDAIIKTFQDMKPRRVQL; from the coding sequence ATGTCAAGATTTATTGCGGGTACAACAGTCTATTCACTTGAGATGCAATTTAGTCAATTTAAGCATGCGTATTTGGTCCGCTTAAGTGCTTCCGTTGATGTAGTAAGACTTCTTATAACTCAAGGATTGGCATTTCGAGGTCATGATGAATCTAAATCATCACTTAGTAGGGgtaattttcttcaaattctctCATGGTATGCGAAAAAGTGTGATAATATTCGTGATTATGTACTGGAACATGCTCCTCAAAATGATCAAATGACTTCTCCAATGATTCAAAAAGATATTGTGAGTGCTTGTAAGATAGAAACAATTAAAGCTATTCTTGAGGAATTAAATGGTGACTACTTTTCTTTACTAGTTGATGAGTCTTTTGATGTATCACGCAAGGAGCAAATGGCTATTGTCTTACGATATATTGATAGAAATGGATTTGTGATGGAGCGGCTTCTTGACATTGTTCATGTTCAAGATACTAGTGCTTTATCTCTAAAGAGGGCAATTGTTAATTTACTTGCTCAACATTCCTTAAGTCTATCATATGTGCGTGGACAATGTTACGATGGGGCAAGCAATATGCAAGGTGAGATCAATGGCCTTAAAATGTTGATTAGGCAAGAAAGTAGATCAGCCCATTCCATTCATTGTTTTgctcatcaacttcaactaaCTCTTGTTGCGGTCTCGAAAAAATGTATTGAAGTGGGAAAACTTGTAGTGCTGGTTTCAAATATTTTGAATGTATTGGGATCTTCTTTTAAGCGTATGGATGAATTTCGAGATTCTCAAAAACAAAGAATTCAAGAGGCACTAGATTTGGGTGAGCTTACAACCGGTAGTGGCTTGAATCAAGAACTTGGTCTTTCAAGAGCTTGTGATACGCGTTGGGGATCTCATTTTAAATCTTTCAACAATTTTATTCTTATGTTTGGCTCTATTCTTAATGTTCTTGAATCACTTGTTCTTGATGCACGATTATTGGATGAAAGAGCCAAGGCAATGGGATATCTTGAAGCTTGTCGAACATATGAGGTTGCGTTCATGTTGCATTTGATGAGTGATGTTTTAGCAATCACAAATGAGCTTAATAAATGCTTACAAAAAAAGGAGCAAGATTTGGCAAATGCCATGTTACTTGTTGAAGTAGCAAAAATAAGGTTGCAAGCATATAGGGATGAAGAATGGGATTCTCTTATTGCTAGGGTGTCTTTGTTTTGTATCAAGCATGAAATTTTGGTACCTAACTTTGAGGAGCCATATGTTAGCTCTTTAAGATCACGAAGGAGACTTGGTGACAATAAAGTCTCTCATCATTATCGTGTTGAGGTATTTTGCAATATTATTGATTGGCAACTTCAAGAACTTAAAGATCGTTTTGGCGAAGCGACGACTGATTTGCTTCATGGAATTTCTTGTTTGAATCCAATTGACTTGTTTTCAAGTTTTGATATCAGGAAAATAATGAAAATGGCTAAATTATATCCTGATGACTTTAATGAATTCAATATGGGTTCTCTTGAGAATCAACTTGCAAGTTACATTATTGATGTTCGTGATGTTGATGAAAGGTTCTACAATCTAAAAGGGCTTTGTGATCTTTCAAAAAAATTAGTTCAGACAAAGAAGCATTCAAATTATCCTCTTGTATTCCGCTTAGTGAAACTTGCTTTGCTTCTGCCGGTTGCCACTGCATCCGTTGAAAGAGCTTTTTCAGCAAT